aaaaaacattgaatgCTCAATTATTGACAAGGCTTTTGAGGAGGGTTGGATGGTGCCGCGGCCTCCCCTCAAGAGAACTGGgtatgtctttttttcttttgttggcaTTATGAGTAGATGCTTTTTATCTCCAAGTTTTTGCATCATTTTAACTGATTGCAGTTTCTTCTCTGCATCTGGTCTTTTTAAATGGTGCATTGATTGGAGTGTATGAGTTTGCTATATGTTAGATGAATGAAGAATGtcatttcatgtatttttgtttGCAGGAAACGAGTGGCTATTGTTGGAAGTGGGCCTTCTGGTTTGGCTGCTGCAGATCAACTAAACAAAAGGGGTCATTTGGTGACTGTGTATGAACGTGCTGATCGAATTGGAGGGCTAATGATGTATGGAGTTCCCAACATGAAAACTGACAAAGTGGATATAGTTCAACGTCGTGTTAATCTTATGGCCAAGGAAGGCATCAATTTTGTGGTCAATGCTAATGTTGGTATCGACCCTCTGTACTCTCTCGATCAGCTACGACAGGTGAACGATGCTATTGTTTTGGCAGTGGGAGCCACAAAACCTAGGTAAGTTACAAGTAGAGAGCAAATATTAGATGTCATTGTTGGATTTTACATCCTCGTTAACAGATGGTATTCCGAAGAACTTTCTTGCTTGCTTGATGGAAATTTATTACTTTTATGAAGTGTTGGAGGAAATAATTCTCTCTTTGTTGCAGGGACCTTCCGGTACCTGGTCGGGAGATGTCTGGTGTCCATTTTGCTATGGAGTTTCTTCACAAAAATACCAAAAGTTTGCTTGACAGCAATCTACAGGATGGTAACTACATATCTGCAAAGGGCAAGAAAGTAGTTGTCATTGGTGGAGGTGACACTGGAACAGATTGCATTGGGACATCTATTCGCCACGGTTGCAGTAGAGTTGTAAATCTAGAGCTTCTACCTGAGCCACCACAAACTAGAGCTCCGGGCAACCCATGGCCACAGGTACGAGCTTTTATTCTGTTGCTGCATGTTGCCTTTAAACCGTGTTGATCTTTTTCATAATTTCACAAACTCGAATAAACGTAATATGATCAAAATGCATGCTGGCAATGGTGCTGCGCCCAAGCATAAGATGTTATGAGCGAGTCCTAATCCTTTTCTTGTGGCAGTGGCCTAGAGTATTCCGGGTAGACTATGGGCACCAGGAAGCTGCTTCCAAGTTTGGGAAAGACCCAAGGTCTTATGAGGTGTTGACTAAGCGTTTCATTGGAGACGAAGATGGGAACGTGAAGGGACTTGAAGTGGTACGTGTCCATTGGGAGAAGGATGCTAGTGGGAAATTTCAGTTTAAGGAGGTTGAGGGCTCTGAGGAAATTATTGAGGCTGACCTAGTCCTGCTAGCTATGGGATTCCTTGGTCCTGAACCGGTTAGTATTTCCTTGCTCGTCTTTCTATCttcttttagatttattttaatctcGCGATTATTACCACTTAAAaagctgatttattttttatccactAAATATTGTGCATGGTTTGAGTTTGTTTGCACATCAATTCtcatgttgttttgttttttccagaATGTGGCAAAGAAGTTGGGCTTGGAGCAAGATAATCGATCAAACTTCAAGGCAGAATATGGCCGCTTCTCAACCAATGTGGAAGGGATCTTCGCCGCCGGGGATTGCAGGCGAGGCCAGTCGCTAGTTGTATGGGCAATATCAGAAGGACGACAAGCTGCTTCCCAGGTGGACAAATATCTCATGAAAGAAGAGGATGTTACCATTAGCACTGATAATACCCAGGATGAACTTGTCAAGAGGCACAAAGACCTCACCAAGAGGCATCAAGACAGCAGCAAACACAGTGTCATGACATAATCAACCCATGAAATTTTCTCTTGTTGCTCACTGGGTACTGAAAAGATATGGAACTGACACACAGGATACATCAATCTTTCCGGGATCAATAGTAGCATAGAATGATGCCGTGGAAGGAATAAATTGGAGAATCACCAGAATGGTGTCCGGCTCCACACGTGAGGACTTGCAAGATCGGGTAGACATGAGAAGTCGCATGTGTGTAGCTGGTACAGAAGTTAGAATGATTTTGGTGTTCGTTCTTTTATAGCTTTCAACCTGCTGGCTCGAAGATCTTTAAGCTCTTCTTGTAGCGTTGAGGAATAATGTACAGCTTTGTCTCttgaatattttatgaaaatatgtgGCGAAGTTATTTACTTCTTTATTGTCCAGTTATTTGTTCTCGAGAAACACAGGACCATTTTTGTGAGGTGAATAGCCTCGTGCCTCATTGTTTAGCTAAGAATCTAGTGGGGTGCACCTCCATGCACAGAGAAGTACAAACTTCTACTGAATTTGATCTCTTATGGAAGCTGAAACTATTCTGCCTGAGGTTTTGAGGATGGATTTAAATCTTGCTGCTGCCCATTTTTCTTGCACAATTcagtattttattttctattactcTTCCCTATAATCAACTGAATTCGGGGATTCGCAGGATGTCTGTAAGCTAATAGGACGTAGCAATATCCTAAGCATTCTCTCCTTCGAGTGACCCAAAAAAAAGTACATAACCACTGAAAAAGTACAGAGGTTCTGCCAACTGTTAGGAGCTCACCATAAGCAACAGCTAACTAGTACCAAGATTTAGCCACATTTAGTCTCTGTTATTTAGTTTTGTCTTGGCTGTTGCGGTTGTAGGAGTGATGTCCCTGGAACTAAATTGCAGAGAACAACTCAATGCCAGCAAAAAGATGATAACTTGCCATGAAAAAAGCCAAAAATAATGCAACGGTAACAGGAGACAATTATAGAAATTTTGACAGAATGTATCCTCCTCACTTTGAAAGGCATTAAGGCACTGTTTCATCCTTTCCGTATTCACTCCTTCATACATAAGTAACAAGGGCTAATAGTAGTATAGAAAGGATGAAATTTTATACCAGAAAATAAGACAGCGGTGCCCCTCTTCCATAAGCTTATTGATCGAGAGTCAGAAGATGCCGCCCAGCTGCAAGAGGTTACAAAAGGAATTGGTTTtgcaaggaaaaaatattttgatgaaacAACATGCAGAAGCAGTCGAAACTGTATTCAGGTTTTGCGaggaaaaatatttagatgaaaCAACATGCAGAAGCAGTTGAAACTGTATTCATTGTACCTCCTGATTCCTCACTCATAGTTTCCTTAGTTTATAGACagcataaattttaaatgaacgAGGACCATTTGAAAGCACCTAATCGAAGATCCAGCTTTTGCTCCTTATTTCGTTCAGACAGTGAGAATTTTTTAGTAAACAATTCTCAAAGAagattttcttcatttgtttcttcttttaattcatttccatGTGTTCTTAACTAATATCTAAAACTATTATCCTGGAAAGAGCTGGGGTTCACTGGTGCAAATTGGTGACGCTTGTTTGGTTCAATTAGCCAAATTCAAACAGTTCCTCATTGTCATATTTACGTGACCTTGTCAAAATGTTAAGTATCCTAAAGCAAAGGTTACAAGATCTCATTATCATAACTTCCGGGCTTCTGATGTCTCTTTATGCTCCAACAATTCTGAACCAAGCATTTTGAATCCCATGAATGGAAAAAATGTACTGCTTACCTGAACAGCCTCAATTTCCCTTTCTGAGACAGGTGTGCGTTTTGGCTGAAGAGAAGCTTTGCCTCCCTCGGCAATATTGGCTGGTGATGCGGGAACTTCTGAGCTTGACATGATAAAATGATGAATCTCTGTATCTGTTGACGCAGCTTGAGTTTGCGGTACAAACCCTATGCAGAAGAGAACAATAAATGATTTGAGATCATCAggaatataagataaaaaaggcAAATAAAATGGTGAAAGTAGTAGACAATCAAATACATAAAATGCTGAAAGTGAAGTTTACATTATTCAGCCAAAAGCAGAAATTTAGAAAATTCTCGTTGTGCACATCTACAATAAATACAGAAGATTGGCTTGTGCCTCATTTAGTGATCAAGCAAATCGAGTGACCACCAGAGTCATAAATCAGATCacatatgatgatgatgatactagAACTCAATTGTAACCTGATAAGGCAGAATCCATGCTTTCACAACTTCATATTTGAACTGACTCTGACTCACAGACACTTATTCCTCTTGCAATAGTTGCTTTATATGCTATAAATAAGATGAACTGATGGCACCCTCTAGTGGTATAAAAATAGAATTGATGGTTTACTTCTTCAAATCTTTTCTCACTGCCATAATCGGTTCTAATTTTATCCACTAAACATTTTACCATCAACCTTTGTTTCTTATCCATAAACCATCTCAACTGGCTTCAACATATCCATCACAATATACAATTTTAACTCTTAAACAAACATCCTTCCTATCATGCATAAATAAGCTTATACAATAAAGCCTCAATCATCAGGATGCTGTTCCACCAGAGCCATGACCTTGTATCCgaagagataaaaaaacaagttgcgggttttaattgctataaatcaaaaggtcatttcctttaaaaaaattgtaacttTTGACCACTACCATCGATTCATCTATATAACATCATAAATCACATTATCAGAATCTAATTTCTCAGACAATCACTGCCCTCGTTCTAACCATCTCTTATCCCTCCACTATAATTTCCCTAACGAATCTTCAAATTACAATATATTTAGCTCACAAAAGCTTATAATTTATGCTTGAGTACAGAGCAAAAACACAAGCAACTTGTTTTTAGATTCCGCTTAACCAACCAACTCCAAATGTCAATCACCCTATCAATTACAGCTAAATTGGTCACATTTTTTCAAAGATCACAACGTTGGATACATAAGAACGGAATCCACTTcttgatttctccaaagaaacACACTGAAACCGCAATtcaaacagaaaacaaaaataaaagcagcAAAAAGTCCTACAAATCAAGTTATATATAGTTACTTATGAAggcaacaaaaaggaaaacaaaaaaaaaggaagaaaagggaaCCTGAAGATGAAGATTTGGCGTGTCTTTGAGGGAATTTGATGCGTGGAATTCTCTTGATCACgtgtgctgctgctgctgctcctcCCATTTCTCCCTTCAAAGTTCAAAGTTCCAAACTTtaccttcctctctctctcctaaaAGAAAGAGGCAATCCTATCTATCATGTGGACTATGATTTATCTTTCTGGGCTGGACCcaaatagtttaaaatttattgggCTGGGCTTATCAGATAGAATTAGGTTGGGCAAACCTAATAAAACTCCCTGaccttttaagtttttctttaataGGCCCCTGACctatttttcatctaaattagattctcaactaatttacaaagacattgaatttaaaaaaaattaaggatgtaGAAAACTATTTggtattgattaattttaaattttttttacttaacttATTATTTAGttccaaatttaaaattaaattaaatgagaattaCTAATATATCACAATTGGCTAGATGGATCTAATGCTAACTTAAATGACTAATAAAAAGCatgattagattttttaaaaaaccaagaagatatatttttttaatatttagatgCTAACATATTTAATCAACCTAGATTATATgacaaaaccaaaataaattatgaagataaatttaaaataaaaaatattaaagaaagaaattgaaaaaaaaaaaaaagagaaaggaggGGTTGAAAATTAAAGGATATAAATAGTGAAGTAGGCGAAGTGGtagttcaattttttaaaagataaaattgaaaaaaaaaatgaaagaaaacaaaaaagtgaaatggaaaggaagaaaaaataaagggaaaaatagGGTGAAGATAGTTGCTAGTTTGGAGACCTACATTATGGACAAGAT
The genomic region above belongs to Populus alba chromosome 12, ASM523922v2, whole genome shotgun sequence and contains:
- the LOC118033514 gene encoding uncharacterized protein, with protein sequence MGGAAAAAHVIKRIPRIKFPQRHAKSSSSGFVPQTQAASTDTEIHHFIMSSSEVPASPANIAEGGKASLQPKRTPVSEREIEAVQLGGIF